The following are encoded together in the Methanosarcina flavescens genome:
- a CDS encoding ABC transporter substrate-binding protein yields the protein MERKKLLMLFSAFLAALILMISGCIGPDRTQTEQLAEEALAENTAEGSQHADVVYLSGGDYGYPQPFTIYPRGPGSSKVRMIFDSLVERDEIGIIPWLAESWDVSLDGTEYTFHLREGVIWSDGAPFTASDVKFTFDYEQENVPVSGGIEAGVVDNVQVVDTSTVKFVLSQPVSTFLYKLTGFKIIPEHIYKDISDPVSFLDPQTVIGTGPFLLEEYNKEHGSYRFVTNEKFWGPETAVKAVEFIPVSDSLIAFEQGKIDFTGVSPDTLARFKSDPDVRIVQQPAFWGYQFYFNMKKFPELNDRKIRQAFAYAIDRDELVEKIARSAGKPGKMGILSEDHIWYNPDQPEYDYNPDKARTLLDEAGWIDTDGDGIRDKNGKKLSYVLSLSSGEVRIGELIKERLSEVGIDVQVKALESKSRDANLNKGNFELLIGGFGGWGADADYLRTRYCDTGLQSESVASGAAVYGYHNDTLNTLGAQELQEPDDGKRKEIVYDMQTVLAEDIPAIPLYYTTSYDAWRISKYDGWMNMYDHHARTHSILSYLERDGIAEKR from the coding sequence ATGGAGAGAAAAAAGTTATTAATGCTATTTTCTGCTTTCCTGGCAGCCCTGATTCTGATGATATCAGGCTGCATTGGTCCGGACAGAACTCAGACCGAGCAATTGGCTGAGGAGGCATTGGCTGAGAATACTGCTGAAGGATCTCAGCACGCGGATGTTGTTTATCTGAGCGGCGGAGATTATGGATATCCACAACCGTTTACGATATATCCGAGAGGTCCTGGATCATCAAAGGTTAGAATGATTTTTGACAGCCTGGTAGAAAGAGATGAAATAGGTATAATTCCCTGGCTGGCTGAAAGCTGGGATGTCAGTCTGGATGGAACAGAATATACATTTCATCTCCGTGAAGGTGTAATATGGAGCGATGGAGCACCTTTTACAGCAAGCGATGTTAAATTTACTTTTGATTATGAGCAGGAAAATGTACCTGTGTCAGGGGGAATTGAGGCTGGAGTTGTAGATAATGTCCAGGTCGTGGATACCAGTACAGTTAAATTTGTACTGAGCCAGCCGGTTTCAACCTTCCTTTACAAGCTCACGGGTTTTAAGATCATACCTGAGCATATTTACAAAGATATCTCAGACCCTGTAAGTTTCCTTGATCCACAGACAGTCATCGGGACTGGTCCGTTCCTCCTTGAAGAGTACAATAAAGAGCATGGATCATACCGGTTTGTAACAAACGAGAAATTCTGGGGGCCGGAGACTGCTGTTAAAGCCGTTGAATTCATTCCGGTCAGCGACTCATTAATAGCTTTTGAACAGGGGAAAATAGATTTCACAGGGGTATCTCCTGATACTCTTGCCCGGTTCAAATCAGATCCTGATGTAAGAATAGTCCAGCAGCCGGCTTTCTGGGGTTACCAGTTTTATTTCAATATGAAAAAATTCCCGGAGCTTAATGACAGGAAAATAAGGCAGGCCTTTGCTTATGCCATTGATCGAGATGAACTGGTAGAAAAGATTGCAAGAAGTGCAGGGAAACCCGGTAAAATGGGCATACTCTCTGAAGACCATATCTGGTATAATCCTGACCAGCCGGAATATGATTACAATCCAGATAAGGCCAGAACATTGCTTGATGAAGCTGGATGGATTGATACCGATGGGGACGGAATCCGTGATAAAAACGGGAAAAAATTGTCATATGTATTGTCTCTTAGCAGCGGCGAAGTCCGTATTGGCGAACTTATAAAAGAGAGACTGAGTGAAGTTGGAATTGATGTTCAGGTAAAGGCCCTTGAGAGCAAATCCAGGGATGCCAATCTAAATAAAGGAAACTTTGAACTTCTGATCGGTGGGTTTGGCGGCTGGGGAGCAGATGCGGATTATCTGCGTACGAGATACTGTGATACAGGTTTACAGTCTGAAAGTGTAGCATCTGGCGCAGCAGTATATGGTTACCACAATGATACCCTGAATACGCTTGGCGCCCAGGAATTGCAGGAACCTGACGATGGTAAACGGAAGGAAATAGTATACGATATGCAAACCGTGCTTGCGGAGGATATACCCGCAATACCACTCTATTATACTACCTCGTATGATGCATGGCGGATTTCGAAATATGACGGCTGGATGAACATGTATGACCACCATGCAAGAACACACAGTATTCTTTCGTATCTTGAGAGGGATGGAATTGCAGAAAAAAGATGA
- a CDS encoding CDGSH iron-sulfur domain-containing protein: protein MLQERQLSLNLKSRLSSRKASSWRAWSSLSTRRDPDKSADGKQYEIRNRVILCRRGESKNKPFCDGSHAKTGKD from the coding sequence ATGTTACAGGAAAGACAATTGAGCCTGAACTTGAAAAGTCGATTGTCATCGAGGAAGGCCTCATCGTGGCGAGCATGGTCCTCTCTGAGTACGCGGCGAGATCCCGATAAATCCGCAGATGGCAAACAGTATGAGATCAGGAATAGGGTCATTCTCTGCAGGCGTGGAGAATCCAAAAATAAACCATTCTGTGATGGAAGTCATGCAAAGACTGGGAAAGATTGA
- a CDS encoding LolA family protein, giving the protein MNELEAEDTELIAENTELIAEEIAAKMQEKENNIEDSSYTLCITTFLEGEKVQESEFDIVWKKPNMKKTITKGTENETVMIYDGKIEWFYDPGTNAVQKIIVPEEYQESDLDYFKLFNDILDEYDVSVLGNDTIDGRTAYLLEAKPKEGREESNLLDEIKIWVDKETWTPLKYEIYKGTQRMEIEIQGLKFNTGISDTEFVFDVPKGAEVVTMNFEDLIHKNMSEGGIKVPAQGGKEATMVAVV; this is encoded by the coding sequence GTGAATGAACTAGAGGCAGAAGATACTGAACTGATTGCAGAAAATACTGAACTAATTGCAGAAGAAATTGCAGCAAAGATGCAGGAAAAAGAAAACAATATCGAGGATTCTTCGTATACCCTTTGTATAACAACGTTTCTTGAAGGAGAGAAAGTTCAGGAAAGTGAGTTTGATATCGTCTGGAAAAAACCGAATATGAAGAAAACAATTACAAAAGGAACAGAGAATGAGACTGTAATGATTTACGATGGGAAAATTGAATGGTTTTACGATCCCGGGACAAATGCTGTCCAGAAAATAATAGTTCCTGAAGAATATCAAGAATCGGATCTCGACTACTTCAAGCTCTTTAACGATATTTTAGATGAATACGATGTTTCTGTGCTTGGAAATGATACTATTGACGGGAGAACTGCATATCTGCTTGAAGCAAAACCGAAAGAAGGAAGGGAAGAAAGCAATTTACTCGACGAGATAAAAATCTGGGTTGATAAGGAAACCTGGACACCCTTAAAGTATGAGATCTACAAGGGCACACAGAGAATGGAAATCGAAATTCAAGGTTTAAAATTCAATACTGGCATTTCGGATACTGAATTCGTATTTGATGTACCTAAAGGAGCAGAAGTAGTTACAATGAATTTTGAAGATTTAATTCACAAAAACATGTCCGAAGGAGGAATAAAGGTGCCTGCCCAAGGAGGGAAAGAAGCAACTATGGTTGCTGTTGTTTGA
- a CDS encoding ABC transporter permease, translating to MAVFAPVITMYPPQKITGDSLEPPGSEHILGTDELGMDIWSQICYGARMSLTIGLAVAFAAGFGGGALGILAGYMGGHIDQGLMRVIDVTMALPSFPLLIVISAFLGPSILNVILILVIFSWAKPARIARSQTLFLKKNDYIIAARNYGAKPFYLLWRHIFPEVMPVLLVLVIGISSHAIIAEAGLAFLGLGDPTSKSWGMMLNHATGFRSIYFTPYWQWWLLPPLFMLIFLLLCLAFISRDMERILDPKLKIKKGF from the coding sequence ATGGCAGTTTTTGCTCCTGTGATAACAATGTATCCCCCTCAGAAGATCACAGGGGATTCCCTTGAACCTCCAGGTTCCGAACATATACTTGGAACCGATGAACTTGGTATGGATATCTGGTCACAGATCTGTTATGGTGCAAGAATGAGCCTTACAATAGGGCTCGCAGTAGCCTTTGCGGCAGGGTTTGGGGGAGGAGCTCTTGGGATCCTGGCCGGATACATGGGAGGACACATTGACCAGGGCCTGATGAGAGTAATTGATGTAACAATGGCTCTTCCAAGTTTTCCTCTTCTGATCGTAATCTCTGCTTTTCTTGGCCCAAGTATTCTTAACGTAATTCTTATCCTTGTAATATTCAGCTGGGCTAAACCTGCACGTATTGCACGTTCCCAGACGCTGTTTTTGAAGAAGAACGACTATATTATTGCAGCCCGGAATTACGGTGCAAAACCATTTTACTTGCTCTGGAGGCATATCTTTCCTGAAGTTATGCCTGTTCTGCTTGTGCTTGTTATCGGCATATCCTCCCATGCAATCATAGCCGAAGCAGGACTTGCTTTTCTGGGCCTTGGAGACCCAACTTCCAAAAGCTGGGGGATGATGCTTAATCATGCAACCGGCTTCCGTTCCATATATTTTACGCCTTACTGGCAATGGTGGCTATTGCCTCCATTATTTATGCTTATTTTTCTCCTGCTCTGTCTTGCGTTCATAAGCAGGGATATGGAAAGGATACTTGATCCAAAATTAAAGATAAAGAAAGGTTTCTGA
- a CDS encoding class I SAM-dependent methyltransferase: protein MELQKKDDKKDDINNLVECWKKATGNGLSILDEGRMAEFWNKRSENYANNIDKGKRKKKTDDILEFLEEAGFNPEGSRVLDIGCGPGTLSLPLARLGAEVTSLDISSGMLNRLRDAVKKESLPVDVIECSWWTADIDELGFRNEFDLVIASMTPGIRDVENFDMMIACSKNLCYYSNFLRRGEDKAYRDIRSSILGENSANNMNGIIYPFMYLYLSGYRPSVRINHSEWNEETDWKEAADQAIEFIGRGRDFDEETKEKIRNYYKNASVDGMYRSESDVYTGMMTWKVNGK, encoded by the coding sequence ATGGAATTGCAGAAAAAAGATGATAAAAAAGATGATATTAATAACTTGGTCGAATGCTGGAAAAAAGCTACAGGTAATGGTCTGAGTATCCTGGATGAGGGCAGGATGGCAGAATTCTGGAACAAACGCTCGGAGAACTATGCCAATAATATTGACAAAGGTAAACGAAAGAAGAAAACCGATGATATTCTCGAATTTCTTGAAGAAGCCGGTTTTAATCCGGAAGGTTCCAGAGTTCTGGATATCGGATGCGGACCTGGAACCCTGTCCCTTCCGCTTGCAAGGCTTGGAGCAGAGGTGACTTCACTTGACATATCGTCCGGAATGCTCAACAGATTAAGAGATGCGGTAAAAAAGGAGTCCCTGCCGGTAGATGTCATTGAATGCTCCTGGTGGACGGCAGATATAGATGAGCTTGGTTTCAGGAACGAGTTTGACCTTGTAATTGCCTCCATGACTCCCGGAATAAGGGATGTTGAAAACTTTGATATGATGATAGCCTGCTCAAAAAACCTTTGTTATTACAGTAACTTTCTGAGGAGAGGTGAGGATAAGGCGTATCGTGATATCCGGAGTTCAATACTCGGTGAAAACTCTGCGAATAATATGAACGGCATAATCTATCCATTCATGTATCTTTACCTCTCAGGCTACAGGCCCTCGGTCAGGATCAACCATTCCGAATGGAATGAAGAAACGGACTGGAAAGAAGCGGCAGACCAGGCAATTGAGTTTATTGGACGGGGCCGTGATTTTGATGAAGAAACAAAGGAAAAAATAAGGAATTATTATAAAAATGCCTCTGTGGATGGAATGTACCGTTCTGAGTCGGATGTATATACCGGTATGATGACCTGGAAAGTTAACGGCAAATGA
- a CDS encoding cytochrome c biogenesis protein, with product MKSSSHTITVLTIIHLSLIFIPVVGADPVTIQYFHQKGCHDCEITDPIVNRIEAQYENMVITRIETSTVDGFNRWNKYGFLEVPAIVINNETKLPKEEITEEKLKTLIDEYLAAEENITEYTTEEATRKEQENEYINTNLNLPFAYSLGLFAGFSPCLMAILGFLLSFTAGTSNSAKSGMIRATVFGLGLVGSYLVLGLCLLSFQKSIPDLESFSFVTGIVVILIGLNLLGILKSPVVLDNYFRSSARKYAGTLGGVFFLGILFSFVKVPCTAPMLLVLLNKTITNGTVNDLALLLAFSAGVLTPFIGVGMIGGYTLSKQIRSYRIYLKKISGFVLILLGLWIMF from the coding sequence ATGAAAAGCAGTTCTCACACAATAACTGTGCTAACCATTATTCATTTATCTCTTATTTTTATACCAGTAGTTGGTGCAGATCCGGTTACAATCCAGTATTTCCATCAAAAAGGTTGTCATGATTGTGAAATAACTGATCCTATTGTCAATCGAATAGAAGCTCAATATGAGAACATGGTTATAACAAGAATTGAAACCAGTACTGTTGATGGTTTCAACCGATGGAATAAATATGGTTTTCTTGAAGTCCCGGCTATTGTGATAAACAATGAAACAAAACTTCCCAAAGAAGAAATTACTGAAGAAAAGCTAAAAACTTTAATCGATGAATATCTTGCGGCAGAGGAAAATATTACTGAATATACTACAGAAGAGGCAACGAGAAAAGAACAGGAAAACGAGTATATAAACACAAACCTGAATTTGCCATTTGCTTATTCACTAGGTCTTTTTGCAGGTTTTTCACCCTGCCTGATGGCCATACTGGGATTTCTTTTAAGTTTTACTGCAGGGACGAGCAATAGTGCGAAAAGCGGTATGATACGTGCAACGGTGTTTGGATTGGGACTGGTAGGTTCTTACTTAGTATTGGGCCTGTGTTTGCTCTCATTCCAAAAATCAATTCCCGATTTGGAAAGCTTTTCTTTTGTTACAGGCATTGTTGTAATTCTTATCGGGTTAAACCTTCTGGGGATCTTAAAATCACCTGTCGTTCTGGATAATTATTTTCGAAGTTCTGCCAGGAAATATGCAGGTACTCTGGGTGGAGTTTTCTTTCTTGGGATACTGTTTTCGTTTGTAAAAGTTCCCTGCACTGCTCCAATGCTCCTTGTACTTCTCAACAAGACTATTACAAACGGGACTGTTAATGATCTGGCTCTATTGCTTGCTTTCAGCGCCGGAGTATTGACACCTTTTATTGGAGTTGGCATGATAGGAGGCTATACTCTATCTAAACAAATTCGTTCATACAGAATATACCTGAAAAAAATCAGTGGATTTGTGCTTATATTACTTGGTTTATGGATAATGTTTTAA
- a CDS encoding 30S ribosomal protein S6e has protein sequence MASFKVVVSDPKEGRAYQIDVKDAEANALIGKAIGDVVDGAIFGLTGYKVQITGGSDGSGFVMKPDLPGSRRQRILLAVGVGYVPKQPGQRRRKMMRGKEIAHDIVQVNAKIVEYGSKSIKALLGLEAAAEAPAE, from the coding sequence ATGGCTAGTTTCAAAGTTGTAGTTTCTGACCCAAAGGAAGGGCGTGCTTACCAGATCGATGTAAAAGATGCTGAAGCAAACGCATTAATCGGGAAAGCAATAGGCGATGTTGTTGATGGTGCGATTTTTGGCCTGACCGGATACAAAGTCCAGATAACTGGCGGTAGTGACGGCAGCGGTTTTGTTATGAAACCCGACCTCCCAGGCTCCAGAAGGCAGAGGATTCTACTTGCAGTAGGTGTAGGCTATGTCCCCAAGCAGCCAGGGCAGCGTAGGAGAAAGATGATGCGCGGCAAGGAAATTGCCCACGACATTGTCCAGGTCAATGCAAAAATCGTTGAATATGGAAGCAAATCCATAAAAGCTCTTCTCGGCCTCGAAGCCGCAGCAGAAGCTCCAGCAGAGTGA
- a CDS encoding ABC transporter permease, whose product MEKDRNSFIFRLLLTLFVILAINFFLPRMMPGDPFSTTSADEVGEEIIEMTEEQRLYYINYYGLDRPLHEQFLVYMKNLMTGNLGRSIYYKMPVSDVILLHLPWTMLIVVCATVVSTISGVVLGTISAKNRKNGSDRIIMMGMITFAEIPSFLLGLILLLFFSVYLRFFPLAGAVTPFANYNGPVEQAWDILYHAFLPVVTLSLSQLTGVYLLTRNTLITVTTKDYIRTARAKGLGEKTVWNRHALRNALLPVVTRTGFMVGTMMGGVVLVESVFSYPGIGMTLRSAVVGRDYPLIQGILLVIAVSILICNLLVDKIYEKLDPRVGI is encoded by the coding sequence ATGGAAAAGGACAGGAATTCGTTCATTTTCAGGTTGTTATTGACCCTTTTTGTAATTCTTGCCATTAATTTTTTTCTTCCAAGGATGATGCCCGGAGATCCATTCTCCACAACTTCCGCAGACGAGGTCGGGGAAGAAATTATTGAAATGACGGAGGAGCAGCGCCTTTATTACATAAACTATTACGGACTTGACAGGCCATTGCATGAACAGTTTTTAGTCTATATGAAAAATCTAATGACTGGAAATCTGGGCAGGAGTATTTATTACAAAATGCCGGTCAGTGATGTAATTCTACTTCATCTTCCCTGGACTATGTTGATTGTCGTGTGTGCTACAGTAGTCAGTACAATCTCAGGTGTGGTGCTCGGAACAATATCGGCAAAAAACCGGAAAAATGGGAGTGATAGAATTATAATGATGGGTATGATCACCTTTGCAGAAATTCCTTCATTTCTGCTTGGCCTGATCCTTCTCCTGTTTTTTAGTGTATATCTCAGGTTTTTCCCGCTTGCAGGAGCTGTTACTCCCTTTGCAAACTATAATGGTCCGGTAGAACAGGCATGGGATATATTGTACCATGCCTTTCTGCCTGTTGTGACTCTGTCACTTTCACAGCTGACCGGGGTGTACCTGCTCACCAGAAATACACTGATTACAGTGACCACAAAGGATTATATCAGGACTGCCCGGGCCAAAGGCCTGGGTGAAAAAACTGTATGGAACCGGCATGCACTTCGAAATGCCCTGCTTCCGGTAGTGACAAGAACAGGTTTTATGGTCGGTACAATGATGGGGGGTGTTGTACTTGTTGAGAGTGTTTTTTCCTATCCTGGCATAGGGATGACTCTCAGAAGTGCTGTAGTCGGCCGGGATTATCCTCTTATTCAGGGGATTCTCCTGGTAATTGCAGTCTCCATACTTATCTGCAATCTGCTGGTTGACAAAATATACGAAAAACTTGATCCGAGAGTTGGGATATGA
- a CDS encoding dipeptide ABC transporter ATP-binding protein — translation MSLLKVNNLKCHYLTDSNTVKAVDGISFEIEEGEILGIVGESGSGKTTVALGIMGLLPENTAIFGEILYREEVLSSLPEPEMDKLRWKDIAIVFQNSLEVMNPVMRVGVQVTEPMIRHLDISSEMARSKCADLFRTVGLDPKWMDSYPHQLSGGMRQRVLLAMALSCDPKLLILDEVTSALDAFTRKEIRDLLVDLQKKNGYTMLMISHDITFVSSVASRIAVMYSGRVVESGPVREILVSPRHPYTRGLVHSTPDIFVYKDLWGIPGDVPAGDEFKGCPFSPRCTQKIDICSKASPVLMPVGGRREIACHRGGIANLLEAKNLNFSYRLPDGEYIQAVDNVSLEVTEGEVLAIVGQTGSGKSTLAHILANVIRPESGEVLFMDGNVSRGNYGNRFNGIQIVFQDPFSSTSNRFTVLDAVKEPLYINKIGSNGDRLQMVKNALELVHLPSTDNFLRKYCGELSGGQRQRVALARAMVMQPKLLIADEITSALDVSTSANVLRLLKGLQNRRGFAMIYISHDLSLTLKIADRIAVMNSGKIVEMGNSHDVMLSPSDEYTKRLVDSRIGLCCHN, via the coding sequence ATGAGTCTGCTTAAAGTCAATAATCTTAAATGCCACTATCTAACAGACAGTAATACTGTTAAGGCTGTTGACGGCATTTCTTTTGAAATCGAAGAAGGAGAAATACTGGGCATTGTTGGAGAATCCGGAAGTGGCAAGACTACTGTTGCACTTGGAATCATGGGGCTTTTGCCGGAAAATACAGCCATTTTTGGTGAAATTCTTTACAGGGAGGAGGTTCTCTCTTCTTTGCCTGAACCCGAAATGGATAAATTAAGATGGAAAGATATTGCAATAGTTTTCCAGAACAGCCTGGAGGTTATGAATCCTGTTATGAGAGTAGGCGTTCAGGTAACAGAACCAATGATAAGACATCTTGATATCAGCTCTGAAATGGCCCGGAGTAAATGTGCCGATCTATTCCGGACTGTCGGCCTTGATCCGAAATGGATGGATTCATATCCGCATCAGCTCTCAGGGGGTATGAGGCAGAGAGTTCTTCTGGCAATGGCTCTTTCATGCGATCCGAAACTACTGATTCTTGATGAAGTTACTTCTGCACTTGACGCATTTACCCGAAAGGAGATCAGGGACCTTCTGGTTGACCTTCAGAAGAAGAACGGGTATACGATGTTAATGATCTCTCATGATATCACTTTTGTTTCTTCTGTGGCGTCCAGGATTGCAGTTATGTATTCGGGAAGGGTTGTGGAATCCGGCCCTGTAAGGGAGATTCTTGTATCTCCCCGGCACCCTTATACGAGGGGGCTTGTCCATTCGACTCCGGATATTTTCGTTTATAAAGATTTATGGGGGATTCCCGGGGACGTGCCGGCAGGGGATGAGTTTAAGGGATGTCCTTTCAGCCCGAGATGTACGCAAAAAATCGATATTTGCAGTAAAGCTTCTCCGGTCCTGATGCCTGTAGGAGGCCGACGGGAAATTGCATGCCATAGAGGGGGCATAGCAAACCTTCTGGAAGCAAAGAACCTGAATTTCAGCTATCGTCTTCCAGATGGAGAATATATTCAGGCAGTTGATAATGTCAGTCTGGAAGTGACTGAAGGAGAGGTCCTTGCAATTGTCGGTCAGACCGGTTCGGGCAAGTCAACCCTTGCACACATCCTTGCAAACGTAATAAGACCCGAATCCGGAGAGGTATTGTTTATGGACGGTAATGTCAGCAGGGGTAACTATGGAAACAGGTTCAATGGCATTCAGATAGTATTCCAGGACCCGTTCAGTTCGACCAGCAACAGGTTTACCGTGCTTGACGCAGTCAAAGAGCCTCTTTATATCAATAAAATCGGGTCCAATGGGGATAGACTGCAAATGGTTAAAAATGCCCTTGAACTTGTTCATCTTCCCAGTACTGATAATTTCCTCAGAAAATATTGCGGGGAACTCAGCGGCGGACAGAGACAGAGGGTCGCACTTGCCAGAGCAATGGTTATGCAGCCAAAACTCCTTATTGCCGATGAGATAACTTCGGCTCTGGATGTTTCAACCTCCGCGAATGTATTGCGTCTTTTAAAGGGCCTTCAGAACAGGAGAGGGTTTGCAATGATATATATTTCACACGATCTCTCCCTGACCCTGAAGATTGCTGACAGAATAGCCGTTATGAATTCCGGAAAAATTGTAGAGATGGGTAATTCCCACGATGTGATGCTTTCACCTTCTGATGAGTATACAAAGAGGCTTGTGGATTCAAGAATAGGGCTGTGCTGTCATAATTAA
- a CDS encoding YIP1 family protein has protein sequence MDNLNLNTLLFDPNSFFREKLGNEVSLKYPLLIILVMAVLTVSSSIVVMNNLQDSFSSGMDSSMSSSVMSSIIGGVAIGGFIGTFLYWVILAGILYSISYVFKSKGSFKRTLEFTGYGFVPQVFSSLVGLIVMYIMLSSTDLSSQDSIFMGQGVEQMFSNNPLFYTSQIIGILCLLLSGYIWIFAILHARNMSYKNAAITVGIPIGLAIVIQIYSFLFTSGSL, from the coding sequence ATGGATAATCTGAACTTAAATACTCTATTATTTGACCCAAATTCATTTTTCAGAGAAAAACTAGGAAATGAAGTTAGTCTTAAGTATCCTCTATTGATAATACTTGTGATGGCTGTATTAACAGTAAGTTCAAGTATTGTGGTTATGAATAACCTTCAAGATTCGTTTTCTTCTGGCATGGATTCATCTATGTCTTCTTCAGTAATGTCAAGTATCATTGGAGGCGTTGCCATCGGGGGTTTTATTGGAACATTTTTATATTGGGTTATACTGGCTGGAATCTTATATTCAATATCTTATGTGTTTAAATCGAAGGGTTCTTTCAAGAGAACGTTAGAATTTACAGGTTATGGTTTTGTGCCACAAGTATTCAGCAGTTTAGTAGGTTTAATTGTAATGTATATCATGTTATCTTCAACCGATTTATCATCACAGGACTCAATATTTATGGGCCAGGGTGTAGAGCAGATGTTCTCAAATAATCCTCTGTTTTATACATCACAAATAATTGGAATTTTATGTCTCTTACTGTCTGGCTATATATGGATATTTGCAATCTTGCATGCACGAAATATGTCATACAAAAACGCCGCTATTACTGTTGGTATTCCCATAGGTCTGGCCATTGTTATCCAGATATATTCTTTCCTGTTTACTTCCGGGAGCTTGTAA
- a CDS encoding outer membrane lipoprotein-sorting protein: MLKRIIIILFFFIVVGGCLEETNNLLNAEKIINNSQERYGSIDVFKYTVISTTEFQGEEVTQKIDFLFKKPNKYKCIYQSKNLTTVSNGTVTWIYDLTKGEVTVKHLEGYKGTPDFDYGTLLKDLLKTNNVKLIGEKELFGKSCYIIEAIPKNKTSIISQDMWVDKESLIPVRIDTNYGDYKSRVEYTNIFVSTDVNDNEFEFTLPEGAKIIEPSTTLPNQVNIEEAQKSVNFTILKPSYCAGYQFAGVTVLEYGNSAYLTYSKEGNVLTIFQTPSKSSVSNVGNITIENLKGKTIEIFDNTIIKYNYGNTYIIISGPVSEQELIKIAESLG; the protein is encoded by the coding sequence ATGTTAAAAAGAATCATAATTATTCTTTTCTTCTTTATAGTTGTAGGCGGATGTTTAGAAGAGACAAACAATTTATTAAACGCTGAAAAAATAATAAATAATTCTCAGGAAAGATACGGATCTATTGACGTATTTAAGTATACAGTAATTTCCACAACAGAGTTTCAAGGAGAAGAAGTAACTCAAAAAATAGATTTTTTGTTTAAGAAGCCAAACAAGTATAAGTGCATTTATCAATCAAAGAACTTAACTACAGTTTCTAATGGAACAGTTACCTGGATATACGATTTAACTAAAGGTGAAGTAACAGTAAAACATTTAGAAGGCTATAAAGGAACACCAGATTTTGATTATGGCACTCTTCTTAAAGACTTACTTAAAACTAATAATGTGAAATTAATTGGAGAAAAGGAACTATTTGGAAAATCATGTTATATAATTGAAGCTATACCAAAAAATAAAACTTCTATAATATCTCAAGACATGTGGGTAGATAAAGAAAGCTTGATTCCAGTTAGAATCGATACAAATTATGGAGATTATAAATCAAGGGTAGAATACACAAATATATTCGTAAGCACTGATGTTAACGACAATGAATTTGAGTTTACTCTACCAGAAGGCGCAAAAATTATAGAACCGAGCACAACACTTCCCAACCAAGTCAATATAGAAGAAGCTCAGAAGAGCGTAAATTTTACAATATTGAAACCTTCTTATTGTGCTGGGTACCAATTCGCAGGGGTGACAGTACTTGAATATGGAAATAGTGCTTATTTAACCTATTCTAAAGAAGGAAACGTGTTAACTATTTTTCAAACTCCATCCAAGAGTTCAGTATCAAATGTAGGAAATATTACAATCGAAAATTTAAAAGGGAAAACAATCGAAATATTTGACAATACAATTATCAAATATAACTATGGGAATACATATATTATAATTTCAGGTCCAGTAAGTGAACAAGAGCTTATAAAAATAGCAGAGTCTTTGGGATAA